In Paludibaculum fermentans, the genomic stretch TCGCCCGGCCGTTCAAATGCCGTGCCGCGCGTCCAATCGTCTGGATCAACGAGCCCATCGATCGCAGGAAGCCTTCCTTGTCCGCGTCCAGAATCGCCACCAGCGAAACCTCGGGCAGGTCCAGCCCTTCCCGCAACAGATTCACGCCGATCAGTACATCGATGTCGCCGCGCCGCAGATCCCGCAGGATCTTCACGCGATCCAGCGCCGACACCTCCGAGTGCATGTATGCGTTCTTGACACCCAATTCGGCGTAATACTCGTGCAGGTCCTCCGCCATCCGCTTCGTCAGCGTCGTGATCAGCACCCGCTCGTTCTCCGCCACCCGCTTCCGGATCTCGTGCAGCAGATCGTCCACCTGCCCCTTGATCGGCCGCACCTCCACCGGCGGATCCACCAGGCCCGTCGGACGGATCACCTGCTCCACCACCACCCCGGCCGTCCGTTTCAATTCGAACGGGCCCGGCGTCGCCGACACATACAGCGTCTGGTGCACGCGGTTCTCAAACTCCTCGAATGTCAGCGGCCGGTTGTCCAGCGCGCTGGGCAGCCGGAAGCCGAAGTTGACCAGTGTGTTCTTGCGCGACCGGTCGCCATGATACATGCCCCCGATCTGCGGCACCGTCTGGTGGCTCTCGTCGATCATCAGCAGCGCATCGGCCGGCAGGTAATCCAGCAGCGTCGGCGGCGGCTCGCCCGGCAGCCGCCCGCTGAAGTGCCGCGAATAGTTCTCGATCCCGTGGCAATAGCCCATCTGCCGGATCATCTCCAGGTCGAACATCGTCCGCTGGTACAGCCTCTGCGCCTCGATCAGCTTGCCCTGCTTCTCCAGTTCCTTATGCCACCACGCCAGTTCCTGCTCGATGCTCGCCACCGCCTCCTGCTTCGTCTCCGGAGGCATCACATAGTGTGTCTTCGGGTAGATGGGCAGCCGCACATAGCTTTCCTTCACCTGCCCCAGCAGCGGATCGATCTTCGACAGCGCCTCGATCTCGTCGCCCCACAGCTCAATCCGGTACGCGTCGTCGTCATAGGTGGGCCAGATCTCAATCACGTCGCCCCGCACCCGGAACGTCCCGCGCCGGAAGTCGAAGTCATTGCGCTCGTAGAGGATCTCCACCAGCTTCGACGTGATCTGCTCGCGCGGCATCCTGTGACCCTTCTCCAGCATCAGCAGCATGCCGTAGTAAGCTTCCGGCGAGCCCAGGCCATAAATACAGCTCACGCTGGCCACAATGATGCAATCCCGCCGCTCGAACAGCGTCTTGGTTGCCGCCAGCCGCAGTTTGTCCAGTTCGTCGTTGACCGTCGCTTCTTTCTCGATATACGTATCCGAAGCCGGTACATACGCCTCGGGCTGGTAGTAGTCGTAGTAGCTGACAAAATACTCGACGGCGTTGTGAGGAAAGAAGG encodes the following:
- the uvrB gene encoding excinuclease ABC subunit UvrB, producing the protein MAYRLGIDYEPRGDQPQAIEQIVRGINDGEQHQVLLGVTGSGKTFTMAKVIQETERPALVMAHNKILAAQLYQEFKTFFPHNAVEYFVSYYDYYQPEAYVPASDTYIEKEATVNDELDKLRLAATKTLFERRDCIIVASVSCIYGLGSPEAYYGMLLMLEKGHRMPREQITSKLVEILYERNDFDFRRGTFRVRGDVIEIWPTYDDDAYRIELWGDEIEALSKIDPLLGQVKESYVRLPIYPKTHYVMPPETKQEAVASIEQELAWWHKELEKQGKLIEAQRLYQRTMFDLEMIRQMGYCHGIENYSRHFSGRLPGEPPPTLLDYLPADALLMIDESHQTVPQIGGMYHGDRSRKNTLVNFGFRLPSALDNRPLTFEEFENRVHQTLYVSATPGPFELKRTAGVVVEQVIRPTGLVDPPVEVRPIKGQVDDLLHEIRKRVAENERVLITTLTKRMAEDLHEYYAELGVKNAYMHSEVSALDRVKILRDLRRGDIDVLIGVNLLREGLDLPEVSLVAILDADKEGFLRSMGSLIQTIGRAARHLNGRAILYADVMTDSMKRAISETDRRRRIQVDYNVENNITPQSIVKPIDMSLIAVAEMDYVTPPLAGDEEVELLSLEQRNNLIEDLERKMREAAKAFEFEKAAQYRDRVKALKSPTPYEQTPAGGTDRLGAND